In Cupriavidus taiwanensis, the following proteins share a genomic window:
- a CDS encoding beta-barrel assembly-enhancing protease: MPKHPSLRRSAASGRGAVADAVPAGSASHREAGRRRRAGGAWAPWRRPLAALLALTLAAPAWPQGTPRPAAAPATPVAAPRAPAPATSAEAADQVYDNLNRSVKAGQKSEFGLRTNNAVVEAGGVQLPDLGDPSTASLSPDMEKRLGDRIMRDIRRDPLYVPDPLLSDYLNALGYRLVQAARRQNISGSTGAGTFATGFDLFAVRDRSINAFALPGGYIGVHTGLLVQSDTESELASVLGHEIGHVMQRHIARGITQQDQSMWIALASMVLAGLAATRSPDAAAALAMGGQGAAIANQLSFSRGAEREADRVGFQILTAAGFDPQGMPDFFMRLQRAAGTAENSVPSYVRTHPLTSERIADMQDRVSHASQRKVPNTPEYEFARMRARVIQEASPSELQNLRAALRTQLAGASALRAPAVHYALALVEQRLRRYPAAEQELAEARRLYGNIPGASSGSPMLDVMAVELARAQGRVPEALSQASASMKAFPLSHAVAVAYAETLIGSGRHDEAVRFLRERTRQETGRSEWWEMLARAYAGQGKRLQQHQALAEKYAMDGAYQAAIEQLQIARKAGDGDFYTLSEVDARLHQLERQYREDKQDNKGMPN, translated from the coding sequence ATGCCAAAACACCCATCGCTTCGCAGGTCTGCCGCATCTGGCCGTGGCGCCGTGGCGGATGCCGTTCCTGCCGGTTCCGCGTCACATCGCGAAGCCGGCCGCCGCCGCCGCGCCGGCGGCGCCTGGGCGCCATGGCGGCGGCCGCTGGCGGCGCTGCTGGCGCTGACGTTGGCGGCACCGGCCTGGCCACAGGGTACGCCGCGCCCGGCAGCGGCGCCAGCGACGCCGGTGGCTGCGCCCCGTGCGCCGGCGCCGGCCACCTCGGCCGAGGCGGCGGACCAGGTCTACGACAACCTGAACCGCAGCGTCAAGGCGGGCCAGAAGTCCGAGTTCGGCCTGCGCACCAACAATGCGGTGGTGGAGGCCGGCGGCGTGCAGCTGCCGGACCTCGGCGATCCGTCCACCGCGTCGCTGTCGCCCGACATGGAAAAACGCCTGGGCGACCGCATCATGCGCGATATCCGGCGCGATCCGCTGTACGTGCCCGATCCGCTGCTGTCCGACTACCTGAATGCGCTCGGCTACCGGCTGGTGCAGGCGGCGCGGCGCCAGAACATCTCCGGCTCGACCGGCGCCGGCACCTTTGCTACCGGCTTCGACCTGTTCGCCGTGCGCGACCGCAGCATCAACGCCTTTGCGCTGCCGGGCGGCTATATCGGCGTGCACACCGGGCTGCTGGTGCAGTCCGATACCGAGTCCGAGCTGGCCTCGGTGCTGGGCCATGAAATCGGTCACGTGATGCAGCGGCATATCGCGCGCGGCATCACCCAGCAGGACCAGTCGATGTGGATTGCGCTGGCGTCGATGGTGCTTGCCGGGCTGGCCGCGACGCGCAGCCCGGACGCGGCCGCGGCGCTGGCCATGGGCGGGCAGGGCGCTGCCATTGCCAACCAGCTGTCGTTCTCGCGCGGCGCGGAGCGCGAGGCCGACCGGGTCGGCTTCCAGATCCTGACCGCGGCGGGGTTCGATCCGCAGGGCATGCCCGATTTCTTCATGCGGCTGCAGCGCGCCGCGGGCACCGCCGAGAATTCGGTGCCGTCCTATGTGCGCACCCACCCGCTGACCTCCGAGCGCATCGCCGACATGCAGGACCGCGTCAGCCATGCCAGCCAGCGCAAGGTGCCCAACACACCCGAGTACGAATTCGCGCGCATGCGCGCCCGCGTGATCCAGGAAGCGTCGCCGAGCGAGCTGCAGAACCTGCGCGCGGCGCTGCGCACGCAACTGGCGGGTGCATCCGCACTGCGCGCGCCGGCGGTGCACTACGCGCTGGCGTTGGTCGAGCAGCGCCTGCGCCGCTATCCGGCGGCCGAACAGGAACTTGCCGAAGCCCGGCGCCTGTACGGCAACATCCCCGGCGCCAGCTCCGGCAGCCCGATGCTCGACGTGATGGCGGTGGAACTGGCGCGCGCGCAGGGCCGCGTGCCCGAGGCACTGTCGCAGGCCAGCGCTTCGATGAAGGCCTTCCCGCTGTCGCATGCGGTGGCGGTGGCCTACGCCGAGACCCTGATCGGCTCCGGCCGCCATGACGAAGCGGTGCGCTTCCTGCGCGAACGCACGCGCCAGGAGACCGGCCGCAGCGAATGGTGGGAGATGCTGGCGCGCGCGTACGCCGGCCAGGGCAAGCGGCTGCAGCAACATCAGGCACTGGCCGAGAAATATGCGATGGATGGCGCCTACCAGGCCGCCATCGAACAGTTGCAGATCGCGCGCAAGGCCGGCGACGGCGATTTCTATACGCTGTCGGAGGTCGATGCGCGCCTGCACCAGCTGGAGCGCCAGTACCGCGAGGACAAGCAGGACAACAAGGGCATGCCTAACTGA
- a CDS encoding DUF2946 family protein, producing the protein MDDIVRQAMARWPNVPNAYGWLTLDRRGQWRLRNEYAQQHGLSGDPIRHEALIGFIERNYQCDERGCWYFQNGPQRVFVTLGYAPWIVRLHQGALQTTTGQAFTLQACFADEHGNVVLAGTVAGMAPGTAPALQAALLHDHDLEQFSGASTWHGEACGADLGVFHHDGRDLAIEPIAESEVPKRFGFVRQPAAPAG; encoded by the coding sequence ATGGACGACATCGTCAGGCAGGCCATGGCACGCTGGCCCAACGTGCCCAATGCCTACGGCTGGCTCACGCTGGACCGCCGCGGGCAGTGGCGCCTGCGCAATGAATATGCGCAGCAGCACGGGCTTTCGGGCGACCCGATCCGCCATGAAGCGCTGATCGGCTTTATCGAGCGCAACTACCAGTGCGACGAACGCGGCTGCTGGTACTTCCAGAACGGGCCGCAGCGGGTGTTCGTGACGCTGGGCTATGCGCCGTGGATCGTGCGGCTGCACCAGGGCGCGCTGCAGACCACCACGGGGCAGGCCTTCACGCTGCAGGCCTGCTTTGCCGACGAGCACGGCAACGTGGTGCTGGCAGGCACCGTCGCCGGCATGGCGCCGGGCACCGCGCCGGCGTTGCAGGCGGCGCTGCTGCACGACCACGACCTGGAGCAGTTCAGCGGCGCCAGCACCTGGCATGGCGAAGCCTGCGGCGCCGACCTGGGCGTGTTCCACCACGATGGCCGCGACCTGGCAATCGAGCCGATCGCCGAGAGCGAGGTGCCGAAGCGCTTCGGGTTCGTGCGTCAGCCGGCGGCGCCGGCCGGCTGA
- a CDS encoding YheT family hydrolase has protein sequence MTQLPHHRLPYAVQADPASAHGYGDGTPMPWWLRGGHAQTIIPARFTRRPPRVGFRRERWATPDQDFIDLDWTTHAVQADTPLVVMFHGLEGDSGSHYAQALMHALSLRGWQGVIPHFRGCSGELNLAPRFYHSGDSAEIRWVLERMRQHHCAGGRKLLVVGISLGGNALLRMLGEDGSAAGHVHAAAAISAPLDLAAGGAALSAGFNLVYTRMFLQTLKRKSLAKLEQFPGLFDRDAMLASRDLYAFDNVVTAPLHGFADTDDYWRRAASKPVLREIAVPTLVLNARNDPFLPARHLPGPADASPQVWLEQPEHGGHVGFMTPPADWRRHLPLRADGRFGGHIEWLPARILRFFDSMM, from the coding sequence ATGACGCAGCTTCCGCACCACCGACTGCCCTACGCGGTCCAGGCAGATCCCGCCAGCGCGCATGGCTATGGCGATGGCACACCGATGCCCTGGTGGCTGCGCGGCGGCCACGCGCAGACCATCATCCCTGCGCGTTTCACGCGCCGGCCGCCGCGCGTGGGCTTTCGCCGCGAACGCTGGGCCACGCCCGACCAGGACTTCATCGACCTCGACTGGACCACACATGCGGTGCAGGCGGACACGCCGCTGGTGGTGATGTTCCACGGCCTCGAGGGCGACTCCGGCAGCCACTACGCGCAGGCGCTGATGCATGCGCTGTCGCTGCGCGGCTGGCAGGGCGTGATCCCGCATTTCCGCGGCTGTTCCGGCGAGCTCAACCTGGCGCCGCGCTTCTACCACTCCGGCGATTCGGCCGAAATCCGCTGGGTGCTGGAGCGCATGCGCCAGCACCACTGCGCCGGCGGCCGCAAGCTGCTGGTGGTGGGCATCTCGCTGGGCGGCAACGCCTTGCTGCGCATGCTGGGCGAAGACGGCAGCGCCGCCGGCCACGTGCATGCGGCCGCGGCGATTTCCGCGCCGCTGGACCTGGCCGCCGGCGGCGCCGCGCTGTCGGCCGGCTTCAACCTGGTCTACACGCGCATGTTCCTGCAGACGCTCAAGCGCAAGTCGCTGGCCAAGCTGGAGCAGTTCCCGGGCCTGTTCGACCGCGACGCCATGCTGGCCAGCCGCGACCTGTACGCCTTCGACAATGTCGTCACCGCGCCGCTGCACGGCTTTGCCGATACCGACGACTACTGGCGCCGCGCCGCCAGCAAACCCGTGCTGCGCGAGATCGCCGTGCCCACGCTGGTGCTCAACGCGCGCAACGATCCCTTCCTGCCCGCGCGGCACCTGCCCGGCCCGGCCGACGCCAGCCCGCAGGTGTGGCTGGAACAGCCCGAGCACGGCGGCCATGTCGGCTTCATGACCCCGCCCGCGGACTGGCGCCGCCACCTGCCGCTGCGGGCCGACGGACGCTTCGGCGGTCATATCGAATGGCTGCCGGCACGGATCCTGAGATTTTTCGACAGCATGATGTAA
- a CDS encoding YybH family protein, protein MPRFARLFDSAEDIVDAFREALKLRDAEGALRLWLDEDSITCVLPDGQRLIGHEQLRQAFSQLLEEQPVLVDAIETSSHASMAVSIFDVTEALRFGSDRVEADLYVHTTYVLMQNHEGWRLAHIHCSPANAVQVAAVAATPGQALH, encoded by the coding sequence ATGCCTCGCTTTGCCCGCCTGTTCGATTCCGCCGAAGACATCGTCGACGCTTTCCGCGAAGCGCTGAAGCTGCGCGACGCCGAAGGCGCGCTGCGCCTGTGGCTGGACGAAGACTCGATCACCTGCGTGCTGCCCGACGGCCAGCGCCTGATCGGCCATGAACAGCTGCGCCAGGCGTTCTCCCAACTGCTGGAAGAACAACCGGTGCTGGTCGACGCCATCGAGACCAGCAGCCATGCGTCGATGGCCGTGTCGATCTTCGACGTGACCGAGGCGCTGCGCTTCGGCAGCGACCGCGTCGAGGCCGACCTGTACGTGCACACCACCTACGTGCTGATGCAGAACCACGAAGGCTGGCGCCTGGCCCACATCCACTGCAGCCCGGCCAACGCGGTGCAGGTTGCCGCGGTGGCCGCCACGCCTGGCCAGGCGCTGCACTGA
- the waaF gene encoding lipopolysaccharide heptosyltransferase II, which produces MKKALVIAPNWIGDALMAQPLFALLKARHPRLVIDALAPKWVAPVLARMPEIGRVFPSDLAHGKLQLSARLMFAQQLKNEGYDLAYVLPNSLKSALIPWLAGIPLRIGYRGEARFGMLNVRHANPPRDHRPPMVEHYARLALKPGARLPENLSEPRLRVDPARVAATAERFGLAPHTRVIAFCPGAEFGPAKRWPAAHFAKLAQMLRRSYPYAQMIALGSAKDAEIAAEITSEAPFVRNLCGQTSLDDAVDLLALSEAAVCNDSGLMHVTAALGRPQVAVYGSSDPRHTPPLSQAASIMWLQLECSPCFKRECPLGHLRCLKEIEPEMVFVELRKLLHRP; this is translated from the coding sequence ATGAAGAAAGCCCTCGTCATCGCCCCCAACTGGATCGGCGACGCCCTGATGGCGCAGCCGCTGTTCGCGCTGCTCAAGGCGCGCCATCCGCGCCTGGTCATCGATGCCCTCGCGCCCAAGTGGGTCGCGCCGGTGCTCGCGCGCATGCCGGAAATCGGCCGCGTGTTCCCGTCGGACCTCGCGCACGGCAAGCTGCAGCTGTCGGCGCGGCTGATGTTCGCGCAGCAGCTGAAGAACGAAGGCTATGACCTCGCCTACGTGCTGCCGAACTCGCTCAAGTCGGCGCTGATCCCGTGGCTGGCCGGCATTCCGCTACGCATCGGCTACCGCGGCGAAGCGCGCTTCGGCATGCTCAACGTGCGCCACGCCAATCCGCCGCGCGACCACCGCCCGCCGATGGTGGAGCACTACGCGCGCCTGGCGCTCAAGCCCGGGGCGCGCCTGCCCGAGAACCTGAGCGAGCCGCGCCTGCGCGTGGACCCGGCGCGCGTGGCCGCCACCGCCGAGCGCTTCGGCCTGGCGCCGCACACGCGCGTGATCGCGTTCTGCCCGGGCGCCGAGTTCGGCCCGGCCAAGCGCTGGCCCGCCGCCCATTTCGCCAAACTGGCGCAGATGCTGCGGCGCTCGTATCCGTACGCGCAGATGATCGCGCTGGGCTCGGCCAAGGATGCCGAGATCGCCGCCGAAATCACCAGCGAGGCGCCGTTCGTGCGCAACCTGTGCGGCCAGACCTCGCTCGACGACGCGGTCGACCTGCTGGCGCTGTCCGAAGCCGCGGTCTGCAACGATTCGGGCCTGATGCACGTGACCGCGGCGCTGGGCCGGCCCCAGGTGGCGGTGTACGGCTCGAGCGATCCGCGCCACACGCCGCCGCTGTCACAGGCAGCGAGTATCATGTGGCTGCAGCTGGAGTGCAGTCCGTGCTTCAAGCGCGAGTGCCCGCTGGGCCACCTGCGCTGCCTGAAAGAGATCGAACCGGAAATGGTGTTCGTCGAGCTGCGCAAGCTGCTGCACCGGCCCTGA